Proteins from one Salinispora arenicola genomic window:
- a CDS encoding tyrosine-type recombinase/integrase, translating into MGRKPNGASSIYKGGDGYWHGRVTVGVKDDGRPDRRHVQAKTEAEVIRKVRALERERDNGTVRKPGSRWTVEKWLTHWVENIAGPVVRTNTLDGYRVAVRRHLTPGVGAHRLDRLEPEHLERLYVRMMANGSAAGTAHQAHRTIRTALGEAVRRGHLARNPAALAKPPRLPDSEVQPYSVPEVQAILRAAASRRNSARWAVALALGLRQGEALGLKWPDVDLDNGSLTVRRALLRPKWRHGCDGKCEQELPGQCPERVNERPVAADTKSRAGRRSIGLPDALVDLLRRHRKEQDAERDIAAQLWQDEGWVFASPTGEANTQATDYDEWKRLLKLAGVRDGRLHDARHTAATVLLVLGVSGRAVMGIMGWSNSAMAVRYQHMTDQVRRDIAQQLGGMLWGDPPSGSGEQATEPPSDEPE; encoded by the coding sequence GTGGGAAGAAAGCCGAACGGCGCATCCAGCATCTACAAGGGCGGTGACGGCTACTGGCACGGCCGGGTAACCGTCGGCGTCAAGGACGACGGCAGGCCCGACCGGCGGCACGTTCAGGCGAAGACCGAGGCCGAGGTAATCCGCAAGGTTCGTGCCCTGGAACGGGAGCGCGACAACGGCACGGTTCGGAAGCCGGGAAGCCGCTGGACAGTCGAGAAGTGGCTAACGCATTGGGTCGAGAACATCGCCGGCCCAGTAGTCCGTACGAACACGCTCGACGGCTACCGGGTCGCTGTTCGTCGGCATCTAACTCCCGGCGTCGGTGCCCACCGCCTTGACCGCCTGGAGCCGGAACACCTGGAACGGCTGTACGTCCGAATGATGGCCAACGGCAGCGCGGCCGGCACCGCCCACCAGGCGCACCGGACTATCCGCACGGCACTCGGCGAGGCGGTCCGCCGTGGCCATCTCGCCCGGAATCCTGCCGCGCTGGCCAAGCCGCCCCGCCTGCCGGATTCCGAGGTGCAGCCGTACTCCGTGCCGGAGGTACAGGCAATCCTGCGTGCGGCAGCGTCCCGGCGGAACAGCGCCCGGTGGGCGGTGGCCCTGGCGCTCGGCCTGCGTCAGGGTGAAGCGCTCGGCCTGAAATGGCCGGACGTGGATTTGGACAACGGATCGTTGACCGTGCGCCGCGCATTGCTTCGGCCGAAATGGCGGCATGGCTGCGATGGGAAGTGCGAACAGGAGTTGCCCGGTCAATGCCCCGAGCGGGTGAACGAGCGGCCGGTTGCGGCGGACACGAAATCCCGTGCCGGCCGCCGCTCCATCGGCCTGCCGGATGCCCTGGTCGACCTGCTGCGGCGGCACCGGAAAGAACAGGATGCCGAGCGCGACATCGCTGCGCAACTCTGGCAGGACGAAGGATGGGTATTCGCCTCGCCGACCGGCGAGGCGAATACCCAGGCGACGGACTACGACGAGTGGAAACGGCTTCTCAAGCTCGCCGGAGTGCGGGACGGCCGGCTGCACGACGCTCGGCACACTGCCGCCACCGTGCTCCTGGTTCTCGGTGTCTCCGGCCGCGCCGTGATGGGCATCATGGGCTGGTCCAACTCAGCGATGGCCGTTCGGTACCAGCACATGACCGACCAGGTACGCCGGGACATCGCGCAGCAACTCGGCGGAATGCTCTGGGGTGACCCGCCGAGCGGGTCGGGGGAGCAGGCTACCGAGCCGCCGTCCGACGAGCCGGAATAG
- a CDS encoding DNA polymerase III subunit gamma and tau yields the protein MALALYRKYRPRTFAEVIGQEHVTEPLSQALRSGRLNHAYLFSGPRGCGKTSSARILARSLNCEHGPTPEPCGTCGSCRALATDGAGSIDVIEIDAASHGGVDDARELREKAFFAPAQSRFKIYVIDEAHMVSSAGFNALLKLVEEPPEYVKFIFATTEPEKVLGTIKSRTHHYPFRLIPPKVLRPYLEQLCQAEGVQVEPAVFPLVVRAGGGSARDSLSVLDQLIAGAGPEGVTYARAAALLGVTDSALIDEMCDALAAGDGAAAYATVDRIVGAGHDPRRFAADLLERLRDLIVLQRVPDAAPKGLVDGPDDQIERMTAQAQRLGPGTLSRCADIVHDGLVEMRGATAPRLLLELICARMLLPGADDSAGGLLQRLERLERRLTLAGTDALPAAPAPSAGTAPAPSAGAAPASDDSPRRPPAAAVPASAEDPAGSPATSGTSSGLAAARAAAAPAGSRADQPPGQPDRPGPDASDASRRASARPAVMPDPVTPEPPRPGTTDRGSLDAAAVRRRWPEVVGLVGRKSKKAAAWAREATVHEVDGETLVLAFRYPFHAQALANEPDLLIESLYEELGERWQIRCEVAGERVGGPGAGPRAPGPARPATAPARPEPSTAPVEPARSPTGGGVADSGSRRSGGPAAEEEWPEPARPGGAASEPVGSAAGDWPETARPGASATDPAAPSAAGPVGSASGGGPASGAGVAPAVPDATRPTAASGAPVSSGLAAARAAAAGGGRAQRSAAPSRRMAEPDWAGEPPYDPDYDGAPRGGAPSASVVHEGFDPGDEPLDEVIDERTARQSSEEQAVRLLRDAFGAEKIDEVEAR from the coding sequence GTGGCGCTGGCGCTCTACCGCAAGTACCGGCCACGTACCTTCGCCGAGGTCATCGGGCAGGAACACGTCACCGAGCCGCTGTCGCAGGCGCTGCGCAGCGGGCGGCTCAATCACGCGTACCTTTTCTCCGGGCCGCGTGGCTGCGGCAAGACATCCAGTGCCCGCATCCTGGCCCGTTCACTCAACTGCGAGCACGGCCCGACTCCGGAGCCCTGTGGGACCTGTGGCTCCTGCCGGGCGTTGGCTACCGACGGTGCCGGTTCGATCGACGTCATCGAGATCGACGCGGCCAGCCACGGAGGCGTCGATGACGCCCGCGAGCTGCGTGAGAAGGCGTTCTTCGCGCCCGCGCAGAGCCGCTTCAAGATCTACGTCATCGACGAGGCGCACATGGTCTCGTCGGCCGGCTTCAACGCCCTGCTCAAGCTGGTCGAGGAGCCCCCGGAGTACGTCAAGTTCATCTTCGCCACGACCGAACCGGAGAAGGTCCTCGGCACGATCAAGTCGCGGACCCACCACTACCCGTTCCGACTGATCCCACCGAAGGTGCTCCGGCCGTATCTGGAGCAGCTCTGCCAGGCCGAGGGTGTCCAGGTCGAGCCGGCGGTGTTCCCCCTCGTCGTACGGGCCGGTGGCGGCAGCGCCCGGGACAGCCTCTCGGTGCTCGACCAGCTCATCGCCGGTGCGGGTCCGGAGGGGGTCACGTACGCCCGCGCCGCCGCGTTGCTCGGCGTCACCGACTCGGCGCTGATCGACGAGATGTGCGACGCGCTTGCCGCGGGGGACGGCGCGGCGGCGTACGCCACCGTCGACCGGATCGTCGGCGCCGGTCACGACCCGCGTCGGTTCGCCGCTGACCTACTGGAGCGTCTGCGTGATCTGATCGTCCTCCAGCGGGTGCCGGATGCCGCGCCGAAGGGCCTTGTGGACGGCCCGGACGACCAGATCGAGCGGATGACCGCCCAGGCGCAGCGTCTCGGCCCGGGCACCCTGTCCCGGTGCGCGGACATCGTTCACGATGGCCTGGTCGAGATGCGTGGTGCCACCGCCCCCCGGCTGCTGCTGGAGTTGATCTGCGCCCGCATGCTGCTGCCCGGCGCCGATGATTCGGCCGGTGGTCTCCTGCAACGTCTCGAACGTCTGGAGCGGCGGCTCACGCTCGCCGGTACCGATGCCCTGCCAGCCGCTCCCGCCCCGTCGGCTGGCACCGCTCCCGCCCCGTCGGCTGGCGCCGCTCCCGCGTCGGACGACTCCCCACGACGTCCGCCGGCTGCCGCCGTACCCGCGAGCGCTGAGGATCCAGCCGGCTCGCCGGCGACGTCGGGTACGTCGTCCGGACTGGCCGCGGCCCGCGCCGCTGCCGCGCCGGCCGGCTCCCGGGCGGACCAGCCCCCCGGGCAGCCTGACCGGCCCGGCCCGGACGCGTCCGACGCCTCCCGCCGGGCATCCGCCCGGCCGGCGGTCATGCCCGACCCGGTCACCCCCGAGCCGCCCCGGCCGGGCACGACCGACCGGGGCTCGCTCGACGCGGCCGCGGTGCGTCGGCGCTGGCCGGAGGTGGTCGGCTTGGTGGGCCGCAAGAGCAAGAAGGCCGCTGCCTGGGCGCGGGAGGCCACGGTCCACGAGGTCGACGGTGAGACTCTCGTGTTGGCCTTCCGTTATCCGTTTCACGCCCAGGCCCTTGCCAACGAACCGGACCTGCTCATCGAATCTCTCTACGAGGAGTTGGGTGAGCGCTGGCAGATCAGGTGCGAGGTGGCCGGCGAGCGGGTGGGCGGACCAGGTGCCGGGCCGCGCGCCCCCGGCCCGGCCCGGCCCGCGACCGCGCCAGCTCGGCCAGAGCCGTCCACGGCTCCGGTCGAACCGGCGAGATCACCGACTGGTGGTGGTGTGGCCGACAGTGGGTCGCGGAGGTCCGGTGGGCCCGCGGCCGAGGAGGAGTGGCCGGAGCCGGCCCGTCCGGGCGGGGCCGCGTCCGAGCCGGTGGGTAGCGCGGCCGGCGACTGGCCCGAGACGGCCCGCCCTGGTGCTTCGGCGACGGACCCCGCCGCCCCGTCGGCAGCGGGGCCGGTGGGCTCGGCCTCCGGTGGTGGCCCGGCCTCCGGTGCGGGTGTGGCACCCGCCGTTCCGGACGCGACCCGGCCGACCGCGGCGAGTGGCGCGCCGGTGAGTAGTGGGCTCGCCGCCGCCCGGGCTGCGGCTGCCGGTGGTGGCAGGGCGCAGCGGTCAGCCGCCCCGTCGCGGCGGATGGCCGAGCCGGACTGGGCTGGTGAGCCGCCGTACGACCCGGACTACGACGGTGCGCCGCGCGGTGGTGCCCCGTCGGCGTCCGTGGTGCATGAGGGCTTCGATCCGGGGGACGAGCCGCTGGACGAGGTGATCGACGAGCGAACCGCCCGGCAGTCGAGCGAGGAGCAGGCGGTGCGGCTGCTCCGGGACGCGTTCGGCGCCGAGAAGATCGACGAGGTGGAGGCCCGGTAG
- a CDS encoding ABC transporter substrate-binding protein encodes MRASRPKVAVAAVAVAALAVSGCAESDRDDSSGDSNNDTLVFGVAGDPKVLDPSFASDGESLRVSRQIFETLVRPEEGGTKVSPGLAESWTPDAAGTTWTFKLRSGVKFHDGTDFDAEAVCVNFNRWYNATGLMQSPDVTAYWQDVMGGFAQNEDEALQESLFKSCTAKDATTVDLAFTRVSSKIPAALMLPSFSIHSPTALEEYDASNVGGTAEDVKYPEYATAHPTGTGPFKFKSWDIANKSLTIERNDDYWGDKAKLKTLIFKTISDENARKQALRSGDIQGYDLVGPADVEPLKSEGFNVLTRPAFNILYLGMNQKGNPKLADLKVRQAIAHAINRQALVDSKLPPGGKVAMNFFPDTVEGWNGDVTTYDYDVDKAKQLLAEAGAADLTLRFHYPTEVTRPYMPNPKDLFELVSADLQAAGITVEPIPLKWSPDYLNATTSGSEHDLHFLGWTGDYGDGYNFIGTFFDRQKDEWGFNNPELFAQFKDADTTADPASRVEKYKGLNKTIMDFLPGVPISHSPPAIVFGKDVTGIKASPLTDERYANAEFKS; translated from the coding sequence ATGCGTGCATCCAGGCCGAAGGTCGCTGTCGCGGCTGTCGCGGTCGCGGCCCTCGCGGTATCCGGCTGCGCCGAGAGCGACCGCGACGATTCTTCCGGTGATAGCAACAACGACACCCTGGTCTTCGGCGTCGCCGGAGACCCGAAGGTGCTCGACCCGAGCTTCGCCAGCGACGGCGAATCGCTGCGTGTGTCCCGTCAGATCTTCGAGACTCTGGTCCGTCCCGAGGAGGGCGGCACCAAGGTGAGCCCCGGCCTGGCCGAGTCCTGGACCCCGGACGCAGCCGGCACGACCTGGACCTTCAAGCTTCGCTCGGGCGTGAAGTTCCACGATGGTACCGACTTCGACGCCGAGGCCGTCTGCGTCAACTTCAATCGCTGGTACAACGCCACGGGCCTCATGCAGAGCCCGGACGTGACCGCGTACTGGCAGGACGTGATGGGCGGCTTCGCCCAGAACGAGGACGAGGCGCTCCAGGAGAGCCTGTTCAAGTCCTGCACCGCCAAGGACGCCACCACGGTCGACCTGGCCTTCACCCGGGTGTCCAGCAAGATCCCGGCCGCCCTGATGTTGCCGTCGTTCTCCATCCACAGCCCGACGGCGCTGGAGGAGTACGACGCGAGCAACGTCGGTGGCACGGCGGAGGACGTCAAGTACCCCGAGTACGCGACCGCGCACCCGACCGGCACCGGGCCGTTCAAGTTCAAGTCCTGGGACATCGCCAACAAGTCGCTGACCATCGAGCGCAACGACGACTACTGGGGCGACAAGGCCAAGCTGAAGACCCTCATCTTCAAGACCATCTCCGATGAGAACGCCCGCAAGCAGGCGCTGCGTTCTGGTGACATCCAGGGCTACGACCTGGTCGGGCCGGCTGACGTCGAGCCACTGAAGTCGGAGGGCTTCAACGTCCTGACCCGGCCGGCGTTCAACATCCTCTACCTCGGGATGAACCAGAAGGGGAACCCGAAGCTGGCCGACCTCAAGGTGCGGCAGGCGATCGCCCACGCGATCAACCGGCAGGCCCTGGTCGACTCGAAGCTCCCCCCGGGAGGGAAGGTCGCGATGAACTTCTTCCCGGACACCGTCGAGGGTTGGAACGGTGACGTCACCACCTATGACTACGACGTCGACAAGGCCAAGCAGTTGCTGGCCGAGGCCGGCGCGGCGGATCTGACGCTGCGGTTCCACTACCCGACCGAGGTCACCCGTCCGTACATGCCGAACCCGAAGGACCTCTTCGAGTTGGTGTCGGCGGACCTGCAGGCGGCCGGCATCACGGTCGAGCCGATCCCGCTGAAGTGGAGCCCGGACTACCTCAACGCCACCACGTCCGGCAGCGAACACGACCTGCACTTCCTCGGCTGGACCGGCGACTACGGCGACGGTTACAACTTCATCGGCACCTTCTTCGACCGGCAGAAGGACGAGTGGGGCTTCAACAACCCTGAGCTCTTCGCCCAGTTCAAGGACGCTGACACCACCGCCGACCCGGCGAGCCGGGTGGAGAAGTACAAGGGTCTGAACAAGACCATCATGGACTTCCTGCCAGGGGTGCCGATCTCGCACTCGCCGCCGGCGATCGTGTTCGGCAAGGACGTGACCGGTATCAAGGCCAGCCCGCTCACCGACGAGCGGTACGCCAACGCCGAGTTCAAGTCCTGA
- the recR gene encoding recombination mediator RecR — protein MYEGAIQDLIDELGRLPGVGPKSAQRIAFHVLSADPADVNRLADVLRKVKELVRFCTSCYNVAESEQCRICRDPRRTDEVLCVVEEPKDVVAIERTGEFRGRYHVLGGAINPLEGVGPDNLRVRELLTRLGGGAVRELILATDPNTEGEATATYLALMVKPMGIAVSRLASGLPVGGDLEYADEITLGRAFEGRRSV, from the coding sequence ATGTACGAGGGCGCCATCCAGGACCTGATTGACGAGTTGGGTCGGCTGCCGGGTGTTGGCCCGAAGAGCGCTCAGCGGATCGCCTTTCACGTCCTGTCCGCGGACCCGGCCGACGTCAACCGGCTGGCTGACGTGTTGCGCAAGGTCAAGGAGCTGGTGCGTTTCTGCACCAGCTGCTACAACGTGGCCGAGTCCGAGCAGTGCCGGATCTGCCGTGATCCCCGCCGTACCGACGAGGTGCTCTGCGTGGTTGAGGAGCCGAAGGATGTGGTGGCGATCGAGCGGACCGGTGAGTTCCGCGGCCGCTACCACGTGCTCGGTGGCGCGATCAACCCGTTGGAGGGGGTCGGGCCGGACAATCTGCGCGTCCGGGAGTTGCTGACCCGGTTGGGTGGTGGCGCGGTGCGGGAGTTGATTCTGGCCACCGATCCGAACACCGAGGGTGAGGCGACGGCCACCTATCTGGCGTTGATGGTGAAGCCGATGGGTATCGCGGTGTCTCGTCTGGCCAGTGGCCTGCCGGTCGGTGGCGACCTGGAGTACGCCGATGAGATCACTCTCGGTCGTGCGTTCGAGGGGCGCCGGAGCGTCTGA
- a CDS encoding ABC transporter permease, with protein MFRFIVRRLLQLIPTLFGLSLLLFIWLRRLPGGPETAILGERGTPEMRAAIRRSMGLDEPILVQYGRFVRRLARLDLGTSSSTKRPVIEEFLERFPGTVELTITALVIAIGVGIPLGYLAARRRGRLLDHFSVGGSLIGICIPIFFLAYVLKAIFSENLGWFPSSGRQDPTLDATRITNFFVLDGLMTREWDAAADALWHLVLPGLALATIPLAIIVRITRASVLEVLNEDFVRTAEAKGLTERTVRGRHVLRNSLLPVVTSIGLLTGGLLSGAVLTETVFAFTGIGAFIYEAINHRDYPVLMGFIMIISVVYVLVNLLVDLSYSLIDPRVRVR; from the coding sequence GTGTTCCGGTTCATCGTCAGACGTCTACTCCAGCTGATACCAACGCTGTTCGGGCTTTCGCTCCTGCTCTTCATCTGGCTCCGTCGCCTGCCCGGCGGCCCTGAGACCGCCATCCTCGGCGAGCGTGGCACCCCCGAGATGCGCGCGGCGATTCGGCGCAGCATGGGCCTCGACGAGCCGATTCTGGTGCAGTACGGCCGTTTCGTCCGGCGGCTCGCCCGCCTGGATCTGGGTACCTCGTCGTCGACCAAGCGCCCGGTGATCGAGGAGTTCCTGGAGCGCTTCCCCGGCACGGTCGAGTTGACGATCACTGCACTGGTGATCGCGATCGGGGTCGGCATCCCGCTCGGCTACCTGGCCGCCCGCCGCCGGGGCCGGCTACTCGATCATTTCTCGGTCGGTGGATCACTGATCGGGATCTGCATCCCCATCTTCTTCCTGGCGTACGTCCTGAAGGCGATCTTCTCGGAGAACCTGGGCTGGTTCCCGTCCAGCGGTCGACAGGATCCGACCCTCGACGCGACCCGGATCACGAACTTCTTCGTCCTCGACGGCCTGATGACCCGGGAGTGGGATGCCGCCGCGGACGCACTCTGGCACCTGGTGCTGCCGGGACTCGCGCTGGCCACCATCCCGTTGGCGATCATCGTCCGGATCACCCGGGCGAGTGTGCTGGAGGTGCTCAACGAGGATTTCGTCCGAACCGCCGAGGCGAAGGGGCTGACCGAGCGGACCGTGCGCGGCCGGCACGTCCTGCGTAACTCGCTGCTTCCGGTGGTCACCTCGATCGGCCTGCTCACCGGGGGCCTGCTCTCCGGTGCCGTGCTGACCGAGACCGTTTTCGCCTTCACCGGCATCGGGGCCTTCATCTACGAGGCGATCAACCATCGTGACTACCCGGTGTTGATGGGCTTCATCATGATCATCTCGGTGGTGTATGTGCTGGTGAACCTCCTGGTTGACCTCTCCTACAGCCTGATCGACCCGAGGGTGAGGGTTCGATGA
- a CDS encoding DUF3987 domain-containing protein — MTRPPTHDLTAEQAVIGAALLAPGVVADLAATLTPADFYRPAHTRLWEALCHMHAAAQPIDPIAVAGRLAETGDLGMVGGAPYLHTLIATVPTAANAPHYARIVVEHARRRQVADLGTYLAQRAEAGTDVADLVAAGRAILDQASDGAQWPPLIELGDHRHLPDFPSHALPAWVAEMVHGVAEFTQTPVDAAGCIALAALSTAAGGRAEVEVRGSWREPTNLFTVVVLPPGSRKSAVFAAMTAPLLAAEQTMVERTKPAIVEAELSARVASKAAEKTALAAANADASGRDTLLAEATAAAMHADAVTVPVLPQLIADDVTSEEAASLLAEQGGRLAVLSPEGGIFATIAGRYSGTPNLEVFLKGHAGDMMRVNRRSRDPEHIKHPALTLGLALQPEVLRDLAGMPGFRGKGLLARILFSLPENTVGRRKPGADPVPESVATTYATNLGAMVTTLAEWTDPAVLPLTPEANERVLEIECQIEPRLAPGGAWGHVVDWGSKYTGAIVRIAGLIHLAEHLRDGWGKPVTADTIDQAALLGEYFAAHALAAFSDMGADKATHNARHIAAWIERTGATTFTKREAFRALKSAQLPTAADFDAPLAALESHGYLRQTETPERPRTGGRPPSPTYLVHPHIHQPTAPVRELPRQTA; from the coding sequence ATGACTCGACCACCCACACACGACCTCACAGCCGAACAGGCCGTGATCGGTGCCGCTCTCCTCGCCCCCGGGGTGGTCGCCGACCTCGCCGCCACCCTCACCCCGGCCGACTTCTACCGGCCCGCACACACCCGACTCTGGGAAGCCCTGTGCCACATGCACGCCGCCGCACAGCCGATCGACCCGATCGCGGTAGCAGGCCGCCTCGCCGAAACCGGCGACCTCGGCATGGTGGGTGGAGCCCCGTACCTGCACACCCTCATCGCCACCGTGCCCACCGCCGCGAACGCCCCGCATTACGCGCGGATCGTGGTCGAACACGCCCGCCGCCGCCAGGTCGCCGACCTCGGCACCTACCTCGCCCAACGCGCCGAGGCCGGCACCGACGTAGCCGACCTCGTCGCCGCCGGCCGGGCGATACTCGACCAAGCCTCCGACGGCGCGCAATGGCCGCCGCTAATTGAACTCGGCGACCACCGACACCTCCCCGACTTCCCCAGCCACGCCCTACCCGCCTGGGTCGCCGAGATGGTGCACGGCGTCGCCGAGTTCACCCAAACCCCAGTAGACGCCGCCGGATGCATCGCCCTGGCCGCCCTGTCCACCGCCGCCGGAGGCCGCGCCGAGGTAGAAGTAAGAGGATCATGGCGGGAGCCGACCAACCTGTTTACTGTCGTTGTCCTCCCGCCGGGCAGTCGAAAGTCGGCCGTGTTCGCCGCCATGACCGCCCCGCTGTTGGCCGCTGAGCAGACCATGGTGGAACGCACCAAACCCGCGATCGTGGAAGCGGAGCTATCTGCCCGAGTCGCCAGCAAAGCCGCTGAGAAGACCGCCCTCGCCGCCGCGAACGCCGATGCCTCCGGCCGAGACACCCTGCTCGCCGAAGCCACCGCCGCCGCGATGCACGCCGATGCCGTAACCGTCCCTGTCCTACCGCAACTGATCGCCGATGACGTGACCAGCGAAGAAGCCGCGTCACTGCTCGCCGAGCAAGGCGGACGCCTCGCCGTTCTCTCACCTGAGGGCGGGATCTTCGCCACCATCGCCGGGAGATACAGCGGCACCCCAAACCTGGAAGTGTTCTTGAAGGGACACGCCGGAGACATGATGCGGGTCAACCGCCGATCCCGCGACCCCGAACACATCAAACATCCCGCGCTCACCCTCGGTCTGGCATTGCAACCCGAGGTACTTCGAGACCTCGCCGGGATGCCCGGCTTCCGAGGCAAAGGACTGTTGGCGAGAATCTTGTTCAGCCTGCCCGAGAACACCGTGGGCCGGCGAAAGCCCGGAGCAGACCCGGTACCCGAATCCGTCGCCACCACCTACGCGACCAACCTCGGCGCGATGGTGACGACCCTCGCCGAGTGGACCGACCCCGCCGTGCTGCCGCTCACCCCAGAGGCAAACGAGAGAGTACTGGAAATCGAGTGTCAGATAGAGCCACGTCTCGCACCTGGAGGCGCATGGGGACACGTCGTGGACTGGGGCAGCAAATACACCGGCGCCATCGTCCGCATCGCCGGACTGATCCACCTCGCCGAACACCTGCGCGACGGATGGGGCAAGCCCGTCACCGCCGACACCATCGACCAGGCCGCGCTGCTCGGAGAGTACTTCGCCGCCCACGCCCTCGCCGCGTTCTCCGACATGGGAGCCGACAAAGCCACCCACAACGCCCGACACATCGCCGCATGGATCGAACGAACCGGGGCGACCACCTTCACCAAACGCGAGGCGTTCCGCGCACTCAAATCGGCCCAGCTACCCACCGCCGCAGACTTCGACGCACCACTGGCAGCCCTCGAATCACACGGCTACCTCCGACAGACAGAAACACCAGAGCGTCCCCGAACCGGAGGCCGACCACCCTCCCCGACCTACCTAGTACACCCCCACATACACCAACCCACCGCACCCGTCCGAGAACTACCCCGACAGACGGCGTAA
- a CDS encoding helix-turn-helix domain-containing protein, with protein sequence MTTTPDHYLVLTIEQAAERLGIGRTTMYALIKTGQIRTVTIGRLRRVPTFCLDEYVQNLLSNPTQLNHAA encoded by the coding sequence ATGACCACCACCCCCGACCATTACCTGGTTCTGACTATCGAGCAGGCCGCAGAGCGTCTCGGCATCGGGCGCACCACGATGTATGCCCTGATCAAGACCGGCCAGATTCGCACCGTCACCATCGGCCGACTTCGCCGCGTGCCCACCTTCTGCCTTGACGAGTACGTACAGAACCTCCTGTCCAACCCGACGCAACTCAACCACGCCGCCTGA
- a CDS encoding YbaB/EbfC family nucleoid-associated protein: MQQMLKQAQKMQQQIAKAQAELAEAELTGTAGGGLVTATVAGTGELKSVTIDPKAVDPDDVETLEDLVVAAVHNAAEAARELTDQKMGPVAGGMGGLGLPSF, from the coding sequence ATGCAGCAGATGCTGAAGCAGGCGCAGAAGATGCAGCAGCAGATCGCCAAGGCACAGGCTGAACTGGCCGAGGCGGAGCTGACTGGTACTGCGGGCGGTGGCCTGGTCACCGCGACCGTCGCCGGCACCGGCGAGCTCAAGTCCGTCACGATCGACCCCAAGGCGGTCGATCCGGATGACGTCGAGACCCTGGAGGACCTGGTGGTCGCGGCTGTGCATAACGCCGCCGAGGCGGCTCGCGAGCTGACCGATCAGAAGATGGGTCCGGTCGCCGGCGGCATGGGCGGCCTCGGCCTGCCCAGTTTCTGA